A region of Geobacillus sp. 46C-IIa DNA encodes the following proteins:
- a CDS encoding ABC transporter substrate-binding protein, whose translation MRKKASAWLALALGVGMALSGCSSSSSSSDDANQGSQKAGEKLEIFSWWTGAGEEDGLKALIKLFQEKYPDIEIENAAVAGGAGTNAKAVLASRMQGNDPPSTFQVHGGAELNEGWVAAGKMEPLNDLYEQEGWMDKFPKALIDMVSKDGNIYSVPVNIHRGNVLWYNKKVFADNGLQPPKTFDEFFQVADQLKAKGITPLALGDKEPWTATHLFETVLLGTLGTDNYQKLWTGELSFDDPKVKQAVETFKKMLGYINEDHSSRNWQDAAQLVAEGKAAMYVMGDWAKGYFVNDLKLKVNEDFGYVPTPNTDGKFMVITDTFGLPKGVKNSDDVKKFLAVLGSVEGQDVFNPLKGSIPARIDADPSKYDEYGKQTMQDFKTAELAPSLAHGSAAPEGFVTKVNQAVNIFVTQKDVNSFTDTLVSAAAELKK comes from the coding sequence ATGCGAAAGAAAGCATCCGCATGGCTGGCGTTGGCGCTTGGCGTCGGGATGGCGCTGTCGGGCTGCAGCTCGAGCTCTTCTTCATCCGATGACGCCAACCAAGGCAGCCAAAAAGCAGGAGAGAAGCTGGAGATTTTCAGTTGGTGGACGGGAGCTGGTGAGGAAGACGGTCTCAAAGCGCTGATCAAGCTGTTCCAAGAAAAATATCCGGATATTGAAATCGAAAACGCGGCGGTGGCCGGCGGGGCCGGGACGAACGCCAAGGCGGTCTTAGCGAGCCGCATGCAAGGGAACGACCCGCCATCGACGTTCCAAGTGCACGGTGGGGCGGAGCTGAATGAAGGATGGGTCGCTGCCGGCAAAATGGAGCCGCTCAACGACTTGTATGAACAAGAAGGCTGGATGGACAAATTCCCGAAAGCGCTCATTGACATGGTCAGCAAAGACGGCAACATTTACTCCGTTCCGGTGAACATTCACCGCGGCAACGTCCTTTGGTACAACAAAAAAGTATTTGCCGACAACGGGCTTCAGCCGCCAAAAACGTTCGACGAGTTTTTCCAAGTGGCGGACCAGTTGAAGGCAAAAGGCATTACACCGCTTGCGCTCGGTGATAAAGAACCGTGGACCGCGACGCATTTGTTTGAAACGGTGTTGCTTGGCACGCTCGGAACGGACAACTACCAAAAACTTTGGACCGGAGAACTGTCGTTTGATGATCCGAAAGTGAAACAGGCGGTTGAGACGTTTAAGAAAATGCTCGGCTATATTAACGAAGACCATAGCTCGCGCAACTGGCAAGACGCGGCTCAGCTCGTCGCTGAAGGAAAAGCGGCCATGTACGTGATGGGCGACTGGGCCAAAGGCTATTTCGTCAACGATCTAAAATTAAAAGTGAACGAAGATTTCGGCTACGTACCGACACCGAACACCGATGGCAAGTTTATGGTCATCACCGATACGTTCGGCTTGCCAAAAGGCGTGAAAAACTCGGACGATGTGAAGAAGTTTTTAGCGGTGCTTGGTTCAGTCGAGGGGCAAGATGTGTTTAACCCGCTGAAAGGCTCGATCCCGGCTCGCATTGACGCCGATCCGTCCAAGTACGATGAATACGGCAAGCAAACGATGCAAGACTTCAAGACGGCGGAGCTGGCGCCGAGCTTAGCGCACGGTTCGGCAGCGCCGGAAGGGTTTGTCACGAAGGTCAATCAGGCCGTCAACATTTTCGTCACGCAAAAAGATGTGAATTCGTTTACGGACACTCTTGTTTCGGCAGCGGCGGAACTGAAGAAGTAA